In Falco naumanni isolate bFalNau1 chromosome 16, bFalNau1.pat, whole genome shotgun sequence, a single window of DNA contains:
- the ETS1 gene encoding protein C-ets-1 isoform X4 has protein sequence MECADVPLLTPSSKEMMSQALKATFSGFAKEQQRLGIPKDPQQWTETHVRDWVMWAVNEFSLKGVDFQKFCMNGAALCALGKECFLELAPDFVGDILWEHLEILQKEEVKPYPANGVNTTYPESRYSSDYFISYGIEHAQCVPPSEFSEPSFITESYQTLHPISSEELLSLKYENDYPSVILRDPVQTDSLQTDYFTIKQEVVTPDNMCMGRTSRGKLGGQDSFESIESYDSCDRLTQSWSSQSSFQSLQRVPSYDSFDSEDYPATLPNHKPKGTFKDYVRDRADMNKDKPVIPAAALAGYTGSGPIQLWQFLLELLTDKSCQSFISWTGDGWEFKLSDPDEVARRWGKRKNKPKMNYEKLSRGLRYYYDKNIIHKTAGKRYVYRFVCDLQSLLGYTPEELHAMLDVKPDADE, from the exons ATGGAATGTGCAGATGTGCCTTTATTAACTCCCAGCAGCAAAGAAATGATGTCTCAGGCATTGAAAGCCACCTTCAGCGGCTTCGCAAAAGAGCAACAGCGGCTGGGAATCCCCAAAG ATCCCCAGCAGTGGACGGAGACGCACGTGCGGGACTGGGTGATGTGGGCAGTGAATGAATTTAGCCTGAAGGGAGTGGATTTCCAGAAGTTTTGCATGAATGGAGCTGCCCTCTGTGCCCTGGGCAAGGAGTGCTTCCTGGAGCTAGCGCCTGACTTTGTGGGAGATATCCTTTGGGAACATCTGGAGATCTTGCAGAAAG AAGAGGTAAAACCGTACCCAGCAAATGGAGTGAATACAACATATCCAGAATCCCGCTATTCTTCAGACTACTTCATTA GTTATGGCATCGAGCATGCACAGTGTGTGCCTCCCTCCGAGTTCTCCGAGCCCAGCTTCATCACAGAGTCCTACCAGACCCTCCATCCCATCAGCTCGGAAGAGCTCCTGTCCCTCAAGTACGAGAACGACTATCCCTCAGTCATTCTGCGTGACCCAGTGCAGACGGACTCCCTGCAGACAGACTACTTCACGATCAAGCAAGAAGTAGTAACGCCAGATAACATGTGCATGGGACGTACCAGTCGAG GTAAACTGGGCGGCCAGGACTCCTTCGAGAGCATAGAGAGCTACGACAGCTGTGACCGCCTGACACAGTCCTGGAGCAGCCAGTCCTCCTTCCAGAGCCTGCAGCGTGTCCCATCCTACGACAGCTTTGACTCGGAGGACTACCCCGCCACCCTGCCCAACCACAAGCCCAAGGGCACCTTCAAGGACTATGTTCGAGATCGGGCCGATATGAACAAGGACAAGCCTGtcattcctgctgctgcccttgctggcTACACAG GCAGTGGACCCATCCAACTGTGGCAATTCCTGCTGGAACTGCTCACTGACAAGTCCTGTCAGTCCTTCATCAGCTGGACGGGTGACGGCTGGGAATTCAAACTTTCTGACCCAGATGAG GTGGCCAGGCGATGgggcaagaggaaaaacaaacccaagatGAACTACGAGAAGCTGAGCCGCGGCTTGCGCTACTACTACGACAAGAACATCATCCACAAGACGGCCGGGAAACGCTACGTCTACCGTTTCGTCTGCGacctgcagagcctgctgggCTACACGCCCGAGGAGCTCCATGCCATGCTGGACGTCAAGCCCGATGCGGATGAGTGA
- the ETS1 gene encoding protein C-ets-1 isoform X3, with protein MKAAVDLTIIKTEKVDIELFPSPDMECADVPLLTPSSKEMMSQALKATFSGFAKEQQRLGIPKDPQQWTETHVRDWVMWAVNEFSLKGVDFQKFCMNGAALCALGKECFLELAPDFVGDILWEHLEILQKEEVKPYPANGVNTTYPESRYSSDYFISYGIEHAQCVPPSEFSEPSFITESYQTLHPISSEELLSLKYENDYPSVILRDPVQTDSLQTDYFTIKQEVVTPDNMCMGRTSRGKLGGQDSFESIESYDSCDRLTQSWSSQSSFQSLQRVPSYDSFDSEDYPATLPNHKPKGTFKDYVRDRADMNKDKPVIPAAALAGYTGSGPIQLWQFLLELLTDKSCQSFISWTGDGWEFKLSDPDEVARRWGKRKNKPKMNYEKLSRGLRYYYDKNIIHKTAGKRYVYRFVCDLQSLLGYTPEELHAMLDVKPDADE; from the exons ATATGGAATGTGCAGATGTGCCTTTATTAACTCCCAGCAGCAAAGAAATGATGTCTCAGGCATTGAAAGCCACCTTCAGCGGCTTCGCAAAAGAGCAACAGCGGCTGGGAATCCCCAAAG ATCCCCAGCAGTGGACGGAGACGCACGTGCGGGACTGGGTGATGTGGGCAGTGAATGAATTTAGCCTGAAGGGAGTGGATTTCCAGAAGTTTTGCATGAATGGAGCTGCCCTCTGTGCCCTGGGCAAGGAGTGCTTCCTGGAGCTAGCGCCTGACTTTGTGGGAGATATCCTTTGGGAACATCTGGAGATCTTGCAGAAAG AAGAGGTAAAACCGTACCCAGCAAATGGAGTGAATACAACATATCCAGAATCCCGCTATTCTTCAGACTACTTCATTA GTTATGGCATCGAGCATGCACAGTGTGTGCCTCCCTCCGAGTTCTCCGAGCCCAGCTTCATCACAGAGTCCTACCAGACCCTCCATCCCATCAGCTCGGAAGAGCTCCTGTCCCTCAAGTACGAGAACGACTATCCCTCAGTCATTCTGCGTGACCCAGTGCAGACGGACTCCCTGCAGACAGACTACTTCACGATCAAGCAAGAAGTAGTAACGCCAGATAACATGTGCATGGGACGTACCAGTCGAG GTAAACTGGGCGGCCAGGACTCCTTCGAGAGCATAGAGAGCTACGACAGCTGTGACCGCCTGACACAGTCCTGGAGCAGCCAGTCCTCCTTCCAGAGCCTGCAGCGTGTCCCATCCTACGACAGCTTTGACTCGGAGGACTACCCCGCCACCCTGCCCAACCACAAGCCCAAGGGCACCTTCAAGGACTATGTTCGAGATCGGGCCGATATGAACAAGGACAAGCCTGtcattcctgctgctgcccttgctggcTACACAG GCAGTGGACCCATCCAACTGTGGCAATTCCTGCTGGAACTGCTCACTGACAAGTCCTGTCAGTCCTTCATCAGCTGGACGGGTGACGGCTGGGAATTCAAACTTTCTGACCCAGATGAG GTGGCCAGGCGATGgggcaagaggaaaaacaaacccaagatGAACTACGAGAAGCTGAGCCGCGGCTTGCGCTACTACTACGACAAGAACATCATCCACAAGACGGCCGGGAAACGCTACGTCTACCGTTTCGTCTGCGacctgcagagcctgctgggCTACACGCCCGAGGAGCTCCATGCCATGCTGGACGTCAAGCCCGATGCGGATGAGTGA